Proteins from a single region of Flavobacterium sp. K5-23:
- the recG gene encoding ATP-dependent DNA helicase RecG, producing MSNNLLLTPIEYLKGVGPNRGVLLRKELGIHKYGDLINFYPNRYIDRTRYYKINELQNNVAEVQIIGKIINVKTVEFGKGRKRLVATFVDDTGQLELVWFQGHKWVKESLKINEVSVIFGKCTSFNGMYNMAHPEIELLSEHEQSLRSAMQPVYPSTETLTNRGISNRTINKMMQQLFQETHSLFTETLPDYLITELNLISKKAALFNIHFPKSPEALAKAQFRLKFEELFFIQLQLITKNLIQKHKIKGHPFTIVGEFFNEFYQNHLPFELTGAQKRVIKEIRTDMGSNAQMNRLLQGDVGSGKTIVAFMTMLLALDNGFQACLMAPTEILANQHFIGLSELAKELNLNIKLLTGSSKTVARRTIHEELENGSLQILIGTHALLEDKVKFKNLGLAVIDEQHRFGVEQRSKLWKKNTIPPHVLVMTATPIPRTLAMSLYGDLDISVIDELPPGRKPIQTVHRFDSNRLKVWKFIRDEIAIGRQIYIVYPLIQESEKMDYKDLMDGYESISRDFPLPQYSISILHGKMKPADKDAEMKRFSEGKTNIMVATTVIEVGVNVPNASVMIIESAERFGLSQLHQLRGRVGRGADQSYCILMTSHKLSSDSKTRIETMVSTNDGFEIAEVDLKLRGPGNLMGTQQSGVLNLQIADIVRDRDILALARNHAMKILKEDAPLQKPEHATLRAVYMELTKKKNIWNYIS from the coding sequence ATGTCTAACAACCTCTTGCTTACTCCTATCGAATACCTCAAAGGCGTTGGTCCTAATCGGGGCGTATTGCTGCGTAAGGAATTGGGGATTCATAAGTACGGGGATTTAATCAATTTTTATCCTAATCGTTACATTGACCGCACCCGTTATTACAAAATCAACGAATTGCAAAACAATGTTGCCGAGGTTCAAATAATCGGTAAAATTATCAATGTCAAAACGGTGGAGTTTGGTAAAGGCAGGAAACGTCTTGTAGCCACTTTTGTAGATGACACAGGGCAATTAGAACTAGTGTGGTTTCAAGGACATAAATGGGTAAAGGAATCCTTAAAAATTAATGAAGTAAGTGTGATTTTCGGAAAATGTACTTCTTTTAATGGTATGTACAATATGGCACATCCCGAAATTGAATTGCTTAGTGAGCACGAACAAAGTTTGCGCTCGGCTATGCAACCCGTCTATCCTTCGACAGAAACCCTGACTAATCGTGGGATTTCAAACCGAACGATAAACAAGATGATGCAGCAGCTGTTTCAAGAAACGCATTCCTTGTTTACCGAGACACTTCCAGATTATTTGATAACCGAATTGAATCTGATCTCCAAAAAAGCAGCTTTATTCAACATTCATTTTCCTAAAAGCCCAGAAGCTTTGGCGAAAGCCCAATTCCGATTAAAATTTGAAGAATTGTTTTTTATCCAATTGCAGTTAATTACTAAAAACCTGATTCAGAAACACAAAATAAAAGGACATCCTTTTACTATTGTAGGTGAATTTTTTAATGAATTTTATCAAAATCACCTTCCTTTTGAGCTCACAGGAGCCCAAAAAAGAGTGATTAAAGAAATACGAACTGATATGGGCAGCAATGCCCAAATGAATCGTTTATTACAAGGTGACGTAGGTTCCGGAAAAACCATTGTGGCATTTATGACAATGTTATTGGCACTCGATAATGGTTTTCAAGCTTGCTTGATGGCGCCCACAGAAATCTTGGCTAATCAACATTTTATAGGATTATCTGAGCTTGCTAAAGAACTGAATCTAAACATAAAACTGCTCACTGGTTCAAGTAAAACTGTAGCTAGAAGGACGATTCACGAAGAGCTAGAAAATGGAAGTTTGCAAATCCTTATAGGAACGCATGCTTTACTGGAAGACAAGGTTAAATTCAAAAATTTAGGACTGGCTGTTATTGACGAGCAACACCGTTTTGGAGTTGAGCAACGTTCTAAATTATGGAAGAAAAACACCATTCCGCCGCACGTTTTAGTAATGACGGCAACCCCTATTCCTAGAACGCTGGCGATGAGTTTGTATGGCGATCTGGATATTTCCGTGATTGACGAATTGCCTCCGGGGAGAAAACCCATTCAAACGGTTCATCGATTTGACAGTAACCGACTGAAAGTTTGGAAATTCATTCGGGATGAGATTGCCATTGGACGCCAAATTTACATTGTCTATCCATTGATTCAGGAATCGGAGAAAATGGATTATAAAGATTTAATGGACGGTTACGAGAGTATTTCGCGTGATTTTCCTTTACCTCAATATTCAATTTCTATTTTACACGGAAAGATGAAACCGGCAGATAAAGATGCCGAGATGAAACGCTTTTCAGAAGGAAAAACTAATATTATGGTCGCTACAACGGTGATTGAAGTGGGTGTAAATGTTCCTAATGCTTCGGTGATGATTATCGAAAGTGCCGAGCGTTTCGGACTATCACAATTGCACCAATTACGCGGTCGCGTGGGGCGTGGTGCTGATCAAAGTTACTGCATCCTGATGACGAGCCATAAATTGAGTTCTGACAGTAAAACCCGAATTGAAACTATGGTAAGTACTAATGATGGGTTTGAAATTGCCGAAGTAGATTTAAAGCTTCGTGGTCCCGGAAATCTAATGGGAACCCAACAAAGTGGTGTACTCAATCTTCAAATTGCCGATATCGTTAGAGACAGGGATATTTTGGCTCTAGCCAGAAACCACGCAATGAAAATATTAAAAGAAGACGCTCCTTTACAAAAACCGGAACACGCCACTCTTAGAGCTGTTTATATGGAACTGACCAAAAAGAAAAACATCTGGAATTATATTAGTTAA
- a CDS encoding TlpA disulfide reductase family protein yields MKNTLFLLTSLFVLNSYSQEKKMWAKSIINQKAPELTVEKWLSEKPNTKGKFVLIDFWATWCGPCKRAIPDLNKFKTEFENDLIVIGISDESKDEINKLTSPKIEYYSAMDTQRKMYNLLEVRGIPHCVLIDPNGIVRWEGYPILTGFELTSKVIKDIIEKYKQ; encoded by the coding sequence ATGAAAAACACACTATTCCTATTGACAAGTTTGTTTGTTTTAAACTCTTATTCGCAAGAAAAAAAGATGTGGGCAAAATCAATTATTAATCAAAAAGCACCAGAATTAACAGTAGAGAAATGGCTTTCAGAAAAGCCTAACACAAAAGGTAAATTTGTGTTAATTGATTTTTGGGCAACATGGTGTGGACCCTGTAAAAGAGCTATTCCTGATTTAAACAAGTTTAAAACGGAATTTGAAAACGATTTAATAGTAATAGGAATTAGCGATGAATCAAAAGACGAAATAAATAAACTTACGAGTCCTAAAATTGAATATTATAGTGCAATGGATACACAAAGAAAAATGTATAATTTGCTTGAAGTAAGAGGAATTCCACATTGTGTTTTGATTGACCCTAATGGAATTGTACGTTGGGAAGGCTATCCTATATTAACAGGTTTTGAGTTAACTTCAAAAGTCATTAAAGACATAATTGAAAAGTACAAACAATAA
- a CDS encoding DUF1697 domain-containing protein, translating into MITHLALLRGINVSGHSMIKMDALKKALENIGFQNVETYIQSGNVFVDTEEESASKVGFQIKQEIFKVFGHEVPVVVVDKNDLLACFSNNSFLKEKEVDTKKLYVAFISTVLRSDSINDLKISQFKPDEASIDGNKIFIKYAVGAGKTRFDQKYIEKKLNVTATVRNWNTVTQLLKMYEER; encoded by the coding sequence ATGATAACTCATCTCGCATTACTTCGTGGTATCAATGTTTCTGGACACAGTATGATAAAAATGGATGCTCTTAAAAAGGCATTGGAAAACATTGGTTTTCAAAATGTTGAAACCTATATTCAATCTGGAAATGTTTTTGTAGATACTGAGGAGGAAAGCGCATCTAAAGTTGGATTCCAAATCAAACAGGAAATTTTCAAAGTATTTGGTCATGAAGTGCCTGTTGTTGTGGTTGATAAAAATGATTTACTCGCTTGTTTCAGCAATAATTCTTTTTTAAAGGAAAAAGAGGTAGATACTAAAAAGTTATACGTGGCTTTTATTTCTACTGTATTGAGAAGTGACAGTATCAACGACTTAAAAATTAGTCAGTTTAAACCGGACGAGGCCAGCATTGATGGAAATAAAATTTTCATTAAATATGCTGTTGGAGCTGGAAAAACTAGGTTTGACCAAAAATATATCGAGAAGAAACTAAATGTTACGGCAACTGTAAGGAACTGGAATACGGTTACCCAATTGTTAAAAATGTATGAAGAGCGTTAG
- a CDS encoding diphthine--ammonia ligase has translation MKKKAIFNWSSGKDSALALYKILQDPEFEISCLLTSVNQQFQRISMHGVRVELLHQQANSISLPLEIMQIPEMPTMEVYESVMQETLERLKSEGNTHSVFGDIFLEDLRKYREDKIATIGFEGVFPLWKEPTIDLIKEFIDLGFKTIVVCVNERYLDKSFVGRVIDQDFINDLPDNVDVCGENGEFHTFTFDGPIFSKPIDFEIGEIVYRKYEKPKEVDSSNTACDTSATDAYDFGFWYCDLVEK, from the coding sequence TTGAAAAAGAAAGCTATATTTAACTGGAGCAGCGGAAAAGATTCGGCTTTAGCCTTATACAAAATCTTACAAGATCCTGAGTTTGAAATCAGCTGTTTACTAACGAGTGTTAACCAACAGTTTCAGCGCATTTCGATGCATGGGGTTCGGGTTGAATTGTTACACCAGCAAGCTAATAGCATTAGTCTACCTCTCGAAATTATGCAAATCCCAGAAATGCCTACGATGGAAGTTTATGAATCAGTGATGCAGGAAACATTGGAAAGACTAAAATCAGAAGGAAATACCCATTCCGTTTTTGGAGATATTTTTCTGGAAGATTTGCGAAAATACAGAGAGGATAAAATAGCTACAATAGGATTTGAAGGTGTTTTTCCGCTTTGGAAAGAGCCAACAATTGATTTGATTAAAGAATTCATTGATCTAGGATTTAAAACCATTGTGGTTTGCGTGAACGAACGCTATCTTGACAAAAGCTTCGTTGGTCGTGTGATAGATCAGGATTTTATCAATGATTTACCTGACAATGTGGATGTTTGCGGGGAAAACGGTGAATTCCACACCTTCACTTTCGATGGGCCTATTTTCTCAAAACCCATTGATTTTGAAATTGGCGAAATCGTATATCGAAAATATGAAAAACCAAAAGAAGTAGATTCTTCCAATACCGCTTGCGACACAAGTGCAACAGATGCTTATGATTTCGGGTTTTGGTATTGTGATTTGGTTGAAAAATAA
- a CDS encoding transposase → MPLFKNKFKTESNRLKNWDYSSEAIYFITLVTQNRECIFGNIDDDKMVLNNNGNIIETELLKSISIRERWFFHNWIIMPNHIHLLVEILETHDVETHDVETHDVETHCSASLQQSKFSKLSRKPNSISSFVAILKSVTTKQINSQHKDASRRDASRRDASRRDTSRRDALQCVSTEPQNKIWQSNYHDHIVRDYASFEKIYYYIKNNPKNWNQDSINPH, encoded by the coding sequence ATGCCATTATTTAAAAATAAATTTAAAACCGAATCGAATAGATTGAAAAACTGGGATTATTCTAGTGAAGCAATTTATTTTATTACTTTGGTTACACAAAACAGGGAATGTATATTTGGAAATATTGATGATGATAAAATGGTATTAAATAATAACGGGAATATTATTGAAACGGAATTGTTGAAATCAATTTCAATTAGAGAACGGTGGTTTTTTCACAATTGGATTATAATGCCTAATCATATTCATTTGTTAGTTGAAATTTTAGAGACGCACGACGTAGAGACGCACGACGTAGAGACGCACGACGTAGAGACGCACTGCAGTGCATCTCTACAACAATCGAAATTTTCGAAATTATCACGTAAACCCAATTCCATTTCGTCCTTTGTTGCAATTTTAAAATCGGTTACAACCAAACAAATTAATTCACAGCACAAAGACGCATCACGTAGAGACGCATCACGTAGAGACGCATCACGTAGAGACACATCACGAAGAGACGCACTGCAGTGCGTCTCTACAGAACCCCAAAATAAAATCTGGCAATCCAATTACCATGATCACATTGTACGGGATTACGCTTCATTTGAGAAAATTTATTATTACATAAAAAACAACCCTAAGAATTGGAATCAAGATTCCATAAATCCCCATTAG
- a CDS encoding M1 family metallopeptidase translates to MKYLFLFLSTITFAQQTQYVDFKSVLGKIAINPKEKSISGDVDYQFEVLQSVDTIKIDAQNMVISNLKLNGSEFQFVNTGKQLQLIYPFTKGKNQLTFHYSAIPKQTLYFVDDQIWTQGQGKYTSHWFPSFDDVNEKLVFNMNVVFNENYQVISNGVLQSKSGIDGMSIWNYAMQKSMSSYLLMLAIGKFDKHLQKSKCGIPLELYIENKDSAKFEPSYRYSQRMFDFLEKKIGVKYPWEIYKQIPVRDFLYAGMENTSATLFSTRYIVDTIGFEDRNYINVNAHELAHQWFGNLITAQSGKHHWLQEGFATYYALLAERDIFGDDYFYSKLYESAQNIKYASRTDTIPVLNAKASSLSFYQKGAWSLFVLHNAIGDKAFNKAVRNYLKKHSFQTVITQDFFDEIKKVSDYDLDSYSKEWLESTVFNNQLANELLSKNKTTKLLLDVESMKRKPLSEKEDFFVEILNSDVYGTVKEAVINQLKNENFFAKRNLLKLALDTQNIQVRQAVASSLTKIPEDFRTLYETLLEDKSYQTQEFALYQLWNNFPEHRASYLDKTKDWIGFNDYNLKTLWLSLAISTPNYSTNREELINELVSYSSTKYEATTRQKALEKLIAFRVFNDVVLKNLVNSTTHHTWQFTKFGRDNLRALIKKEEMKASLTRILPELNETEQFQLNRLLIE, encoded by the coding sequence ATGAAATACCTATTTCTTTTCCTTTCTACAATAACATTTGCGCAACAAACCCAATACGTCGATTTCAAATCGGTTTTAGGGAAAATTGCGATAAATCCTAAAGAGAAATCAATTTCCGGAGATGTCGATTATCAATTTGAGGTGTTACAATCTGTTGACACCATTAAAATCGATGCTCAAAATATGGTTATTTCGAATTTAAAACTAAACGGAAGTGAATTTCAATTTGTAAATACTGGTAAGCAATTACAGCTGATTTATCCATTTACAAAAGGAAAAAACCAACTGACTTTTCATTATTCGGCTATACCTAAGCAGACTTTGTATTTCGTGGATGACCAAATATGGACTCAAGGGCAAGGGAAATATACAAGTCATTGGTTTCCTAGTTTCGATGATGTAAATGAGAAATTGGTTTTTAATATGAATGTAGTTTTTAATGAAAACTATCAAGTGATTTCAAACGGAGTTTTGCAGTCTAAATCGGGAATTGATGGGATGTCGATTTGGAATTATGCTATGCAAAAATCTATGAGTTCCTATTTATTGATGCTTGCCATAGGGAAATTTGATAAGCACCTTCAAAAATCAAAATGTGGCATTCCTTTAGAATTATATATCGAGAATAAAGATTCGGCAAAATTCGAACCCAGTTATCGCTATTCCCAACGAATGTTTGATTTCTTGGAAAAGAAAATAGGAGTGAAGTATCCCTGGGAAATATACAAACAAATTCCCGTTAGAGATTTCCTTTATGCTGGGATGGAAAACACATCGGCCACACTTTTTTCAACCCGATATATTGTGGATACCATAGGTTTTGAAGATCGAAATTATATTAATGTAAATGCACATGAATTAGCGCATCAATGGTTTGGGAATTTAATTACTGCCCAAAGCGGGAAGCATCATTGGTTACAAGAAGGTTTTGCAACTTATTACGCTTTATTGGCAGAACGCGATATTTTTGGAGATGATTATTTCTATTCTAAATTATACGAATCAGCACAGAATATAAAATATGCTTCAAGAACGGACACCATTCCGGTTTTGAATGCCAAAGCAAGTTCGCTGAGTTTTTATCAAAAAGGAGCTTGGTCTTTGTTTGTGTTGCATAACGCAATCGGGGACAAGGCATTTAATAAAGCGGTTCGAAATTATTTAAAAAAACACTCTTTTCAAACAGTGATTACCCAAGATTTCTTTGATGAAATTAAAAAAGTATCCGATTATGATTTGGATTCCTATAGTAAAGAATGGCTTGAATCAACGGTATTTAACAATCAGTTAGCTAATGAGTTATTAAGTAAAAATAAAACGACAAAACTGTTGTTAGATGTCGAAAGTATGAAAAGAAAACCACTTTCGGAAAAAGAAGATTTTTTTGTGGAAATTCTAAATTCAGACGTCTATGGTACAGTTAAAGAAGCAGTTATTAATCAGTTAAAAAATGAAAATTTCTTTGCCAAAAGGAATTTGTTGAAACTTGCTTTGGATACTCAAAATATCCAAGTTAGACAAGCGGTTGCAAGTTCTTTAACTAAAATACCAGAAGATTTTAGAACGCTATATGAGACGTTATTAGAAGACAAATCCTATCAGACACAGGAATTTGCATTGTATCAATTATGGAATAATTTTCCCGAACATCGTGCTTCCTATTTGGATAAAACTAAAGATTGGATAGGTTTTAACGATTATAATTTAAAGACACTTTGGCTTTCACTGGCTATTTCTACTCCAAATTACTCGACAAATAGAGAAGAATTAATTAACGAACTTGTTTCATATTCCTCTACTAAATATGAAGCTACAACCCGACAAAAAGCCTTAGAAAAATTGATTGCTTTTCGTGTTTTTAATGATGTTGTTTTAAAAAATCTAGTGAACTCTACTACTCATCATACGTGGCAGTTTACTAAATTTGGAAGAGATAATCTTAGGGCTTTAATTAAGAAAGAAGAAATGAAAGCTTCGTTAACTCGTATTCTACCGGAATTGAATGAGACAGAACAGTTTCAATTGAATAGATTGTTGATCGAATAA
- a CDS encoding TSUP family transporter, with amino-acid sequence MESYIIILLCIAAFAAGFIDAIVGGGGLIQTPAGLILLPNLPVSTVIGTLKIPAFSGTSFAAYQYLKKVKMNWKLLLIMMGVSLPSAFLGSTLLTYMSNDFMKPLLLFILSLLAIYTYAKKNFGQHIEKNLSEKTQIINAVMISVIVGFYDGFIGPGTGSFFVVAFIALMGFDFLHASANAKMVNLSTNFGSICLFIIKGKIIWAIALPMAASNALGGWIGAKLAINKGNGFIRIFFLVVVVGTLIRFAYDVFWNK; translated from the coding sequence ATGGAGTCATATATCATTATTTTGCTTTGTATTGCAGCATTCGCTGCTGGTTTCATTGATGCAATTGTAGGTGGTGGAGGATTAATTCAAACACCCGCTGGATTAATTCTATTGCCAAATTTACCTGTGTCTACAGTAATAGGAACGCTGAAGATACCTGCATTTAGTGGGACTTCTTTTGCTGCATATCAATATTTGAAAAAGGTAAAAATGAACTGGAAGTTATTGCTGATAATGATGGGAGTATCATTGCCTTCTGCTTTTTTAGGTTCGACACTGCTGACTTATATGAGTAATGATTTTATGAAGCCTTTACTGTTATTTATACTTTCATTACTAGCGATTTATACCTATGCCAAGAAAAATTTTGGTCAACATATTGAGAAAAACTTATCTGAAAAGACGCAAATTATTAATGCCGTTATGATAAGTGTAATTGTTGGTTTCTATGATGGCTTTATCGGTCCTGGAACCGGTAGTTTCTTTGTAGTTGCGTTCATAGCTTTAATGGGTTTTGATTTTCTTCACGCTTCTGCCAATGCTAAAATGGTTAATCTATCGACTAATTTTGGTTCGATTTGCTTATTTATCATTAAAGGAAAAATCATTTGGGCAATAGCTTTACCTATGGCAGCAAGCAATGCGCTTGGCGGGTGGATAGGAGCTAAACTAGCCATAAATAAAGGGAATGGATTTATCAGGATTTTCTTTTTAGTGGTAGTTGTAGGGACATTGATTCGCTTTGCTTATGATGTTTTTTGGAATAAATAA
- a CDS encoding ATP-dependent helicase, with amino-acid sequence MQQYISQLNEAQREPVLQKEGPMIIIAGAGSGKTRVLTIRIAYLMHQGIDAFNILSLTFTNKAAREMKKRISDIVGSSEAKNLWMGTFHSVFAKILRSEASLLGYPSNFTIYDSQDSLRAISGIIKEMQLDRDVYKPKQVLGRISNFKNNLITVKAYFNDRDLQEADAMSKKPRMGELYQAYVDKCFKSGAMDFDDLLLKTNELLTRFPEVLSKYQNRFRYIMVDEYQDTNHSQYLIVRALSDKFQNICVVGDDAQSIYAFRGANINNILNFQKDYEGVKTYKLEQNYRSTRNIVEAANTIIDKNKVKLDKIVWTANEFGPKIKVHRSLTDAEEGRFVASTIFEQKMQNQMTNGQFAILYRTNAQSRAMEDALRKRDIPYRIYGGLSFYQRKEIKDVLCYLRLVINPKDEEALMRVINYPARGIGDTTVEKLTVAANHYKRSIFEIMQNIDKIDLKLNSGTKQKLKDFVLMIQSFQALNENHDAFFITDHVSKKTGLVQELKKDATPEGMAKIQNIEELLNGLKDFTEGQKEIDGARGALSEFMEDVALATDLDKDTSDEDRVALMTIHLAKGLEFPHVFAVGMEEDLFPSAMSMSTRSELEEERRLFYVALTRAEHQAYLTYAQSRYRWGKLTDSEPSRFIEEIDGQYLEYLTPAESNYRYKSLIDKDVFGDVDKSKMRLAKPSNGTPPKYNTDNEPKPDVNIRKLKPVTGSSSSGAANLFDNKLVSGNLVMHERFGRGEVLNIEGVGADKKAEIKFEVGGIKKLLLRFAKLDIIG; translated from the coding sequence ATGCAACAATATATTTCCCAATTAAACGAAGCACAACGCGAACCTGTATTACAGAAAGAAGGACCTATGATAATCATTGCAGGTGCCGGTTCAGGTAAAACTCGTGTATTAACTATAAGAATTGCTTATTTAATGCATCAGGGGATAGATGCTTTTAATATATTGTCGCTTACTTTTACGAATAAGGCGGCACGTGAAATGAAAAAACGTATCTCAGATATTGTTGGTTCCAGTGAAGCAAAAAACCTTTGGATGGGAACTTTTCACTCTGTTTTCGCCAAAATATTACGTTCAGAAGCGTCTCTTTTAGGGTATCCATCTAATTTCACCATATACGATTCCCAGGATTCACTTCGTGCAATATCAGGTATCATTAAGGAAATGCAATTAGATAGGGATGTTTACAAACCCAAACAGGTTTTAGGTAGGATTTCTAATTTTAAAAATAATCTGATTACCGTTAAAGCTTATTTCAACGATAGAGATTTACAAGAAGCCGATGCAATGTCCAAAAAACCAAGGATGGGCGAGCTGTATCAAGCTTATGTAGATAAATGTTTCAAATCGGGTGCGATGGATTTTGATGATTTATTATTGAAAACCAATGAATTGCTTACCCGTTTTCCCGAAGTACTTTCAAAATATCAAAACCGTTTTAGATATATAATGGTAGATGAGTACCAAGATACAAACCATTCTCAGTATTTGATTGTTCGTGCGCTCTCAGACAAATTCCAAAATATATGTGTGGTTGGAGATGATGCTCAAAGTATTTATGCCTTCCGTGGTGCGAATATCAATAACATCCTGAATTTCCAAAAAGATTATGAAGGGGTAAAAACCTATAAATTAGAACAAAACTACCGTTCTACAAGAAATATTGTGGAAGCGGCTAATACCATCATTGACAAAAATAAAGTCAAACTGGATAAAATCGTTTGGACGGCAAATGAATTTGGACCAAAAATAAAAGTGCATAGAAGCTTAACTGATGCCGAGGAAGGCCGTTTTGTCGCCAGTACCATTTTCGAACAAAAAATGCAAAACCAAATGACGAATGGTCAGTTTGCTATTTTGTACCGTACCAATGCACAGTCCCGTGCAATGGAGGACGCTTTGAGAAAAAGAGATATTCCATACCGTATTTATGGTGGATTGTCATTTTATCAAAGAAAAGAGATCAAAGACGTGCTTTGTTATTTGAGATTGGTCATCAATCCAAAAGATGAAGAAGCCTTGATGCGTGTAATTAATTATCCAGCAAGAGGAATTGGCGATACCACAGTTGAAAAACTGACTGTTGCTGCTAATCATTACAAGCGATCAATATTTGAAATAATGCAAAATATTGATAAAATAGATCTCAAGTTGAATTCAGGGACAAAACAGAAACTGAAAGATTTTGTGCTTATGATTCAGAGTTTTCAGGCTTTAAATGAAAATCACGATGCTTTTTTTATAACGGATCACGTTTCTAAAAAAACGGGATTGGTACAGGAATTAAAAAAAGATGCTACTCCGGAAGGAATGGCTAAAATTCAAAATATTGAAGAGTTACTAAACGGTCTTAAAGATTTTACTGAAGGTCAAAAAGAAATTGATGGGGCACGTGGTGCTTTATCTGAATTTATGGAAGATGTGGCCTTGGCTACTGATTTAGACAAAGACACATCCGATGAAGACCGTGTGGCATTGATGACCATACATTTAGCCAAAGGACTGGAATTCCCGCATGTTTTTGCAGTAGGAATGGAAGAAGATTTATTCCCATCAGCAATGAGTATGAGTACTCGAAGCGAACTGGAAGAAGAACGCCGATTGTTTTATGTGGCGTTAACCCGTGCTGAACACCAGGCCTATTTAACCTATGCGCAATCCCGTTACCGTTGGGGAAAACTGACAGATAGTGAGCCTTCGCGTTTTATCGAAGAAATTGACGGTCAATATTTGGAATATCTTACTCCTGCGGAATCTAATTATCGTTATAAATCATTGATAGACAAAGATGTTTTTGGGGATGTTGATAAGTCAAAAATGCGATTGGCAAAACCATCAAATGGAACACCTCCTAAATATAATACAGACAATGAGCCTAAACCGGATGTAAATATTCGTAAATTGAAACCAGTAACCGGGAGTTCTTCTTCTGGAGCCGCAAATTTATTTGATAATAAATTAGTCTCTGGTAATCTGGTAATGCATGAGCGTTTTGGTAGAGGTGAAGTATTAAATATCGAGGGAGTGGGAGCAGATAAAAAGGCTGAGATTAAATTTGAGGTAGGAGGAATTAAGAAATTATTATTGCGTTTTGCAAAATTAGATATTATTGGTTAA
- a CDS encoding L-threonylcarbamoyladenylate synthase produces the protein MAQFIKIYPDNPNEAAIAKVVKVLKDGGLIIYPTDTVYGLGCDITNTKALERIAKIKGIKLEKANFSFICHDLSNISDYVRQIETSTFKILKRALPGAYTFILPGNNNLPKEFKKKTTVGIRVPDNSIALEIVRKLGNPIVSTSIHDDDDVIEYTTDPELIFEKWQNLVDLVVDGGYGDNVGSTIIDLSGDEPIVVREGKGSLDIL, from the coding sequence ATGGCACAATTTATAAAAATATACCCAGACAATCCTAATGAAGCGGCTATTGCTAAAGTAGTTAAGGTGTTGAAAGACGGAGGATTGATAATTTACCCAACGGATACCGTTTACGGATTGGGTTGTGATATTACTAATACAAAAGCGCTGGAACGGATTGCTAAAATAAAAGGAATCAAACTGGAGAAAGCTAATTTTTCTTTCATTTGTCACGATTTAAGTAATATCTCAGACTATGTAAGGCAAATTGAAACATCAACATTTAAAATTTTAAAAAGAGCATTACCGGGTGCGTATACTTTTATTTTACCAGGAAATAATAATCTACCCAAAGAATTTAAGAAGAAAACCACTGTTGGTATCCGTGTTCCTGACAATTCAATAGCACTAGAAATTGTTCGCAAGTTAGGAAATCCAATTGTTTCTACTTCTATTCATGATGATGATGATGTAATTGAATACACTACAGACCCAGAATTAATTTTTGAAAAATGGCAGAATCTTGTTGATTTGGTTGTTGATGGCGGATATGGAGATAATGTAGGATCAACCATAATTGATTTATCTGGAGATGAACCTATTGTAGTAAGAGAGGGAAAAGGAAGTTTGGATATTCTATAG